The region GGATCGGCATGGGGGGGGCGTCGGCGCCGCGACGGTCCACCACGCAGGCCAGCGCCACCGGTTTGACCCCGGCCGCGCTCACCACTTCCACCACCTCGCCGGTGCTTTTCCCCGTGGTCACCACGTCCTCGACGACTACCACGCGGTCGTCGCGGGAGAGGGAGAAACCCCGGCGGAGGGTCATCACGCCCTCCACGCGTTCGGCGAAGACGGCCCGGACGCCCAGGGCCCGGCCGCACTCGTGGCCGATGATGAGCCCGCCCATCGCCGGTGAAATCACCACCGTGGGCTCCAGCGCGGAGTCGGCCTCCTTCAACAGAAAGGCCAGCTCCCGACCGGCCCGCTCGGCGAGCTCGGGGTGCTGGAGGTAGAGGGCGCACTGGACATAACGGTTG is a window of bacterium DNA encoding:
- the pyrE gene encoding orotate phosphoribosyltransferase, encoding MPDLRSTGALLEGHFILSSGLHSNRYVQCALYLQHPELAERAGRELAFLLKEADSALEPTVVISPAMGGLIIGHECGRALGVRAVFAERVEGVMTLRRGFSLSRDDRVVVVEDVVTTGKSTGEVVEVVSAAGVKPVALACVVDRRGADAPPMPIPLVSLARLEIEVWKPEVCPLCAKGDPAEKPGSRTPR